Proteins encoded by one window of Lycium barbarum isolate Lr01 chromosome 11, ASM1917538v2, whole genome shotgun sequence:
- the LOC132617481 gene encoding stress-response A/B barrel domain-containing protein UP3-like has protein sequence MLGIKTSGIACFHYLSPRSFPPTTLTFRHLKPTYSSSHRSIKMCSSAKQIIEHVVLFKAKPNADPSKLTAMVNNLNSLTSLNQVIHLSSGPLLKSSSSFSFTHILHSRYNSKSDLADYSAHPAHVSVVKEHVLPVVDDIMAVDWVATDFSGPSVVPHGSAMRLTFLKLKENLGEDEKSRVLSAVGGIKEKFTGIEQLTVGENFSPGRAKGYSIASIAVFRGVKELEDLETQNELVNEEKDKVRDCLDGVVVVDYVVPPTQTASL, from the coding sequence atgttgggtATCAAAACGTCAGGAATAGCTTGCTTTCACTACTTATCCCCTCGCTCATTCCCTCCTACCACCCTCACCTTTCGCCATCTCAAACCCACCTACTCCTCTTCACATCGTTCCATCAAAATGTGTTCTTCTGCTAAGCAAATCATCGAACACGTTGTGCTCTTCAAAGCCAAACCCAATGCCGACCCTTCAAAACTCACCGCTATGGTCAACAACCTCAACTCCTTAACTTCTCTCAACCAAGTCATACATCTCTCTTCTGGTCCCCTTCTcaaatcttcttcttctttttcattcACTCACATACTTCATTCTCGCTACAACTCTAAATCCGACTTGGCTGATTACTCAGCACACCCCGCCCACGTCAGCGTTGTTAAGGAACACGTATTGCCTGTGGTTGATGACATCATGGCCGTTGATTGGGTGGCTACTGATTTCTCTGGACCCAGTGTGGTCCCACATGGTTCGGCTATGAGGCTGACGTTTCTTAAATTGAAAGAGAATTTGGGGGAAGATGAGAAATCGCGAGTTTTGAGTGCTGTTGGGGGAATTAAAGAGAAGTTTACAGGGATTGAACAGTTGACTGTTGGGGAGAACTTTTCTCCTGGGAGGGCGAAAGGTTATTCGATTGCTTCGATCGCGGTTTTTAGAGGAGTGAAGGAATTGGAAGATTTGGAGACGCAAAATGAGCTTGTGAATGAGGAGAAAGACAAGGTTAGGGATTGTTTGGATGGTGTTGTTGTGGTGGATTATGTTGTTCCTCCTACTCAAACAGCTAGTCTGTGA